The following coding sequences are from one Beggiatoa alba B18LD window:
- the amrS gene encoding AmmeMemoRadiSam system radical SAM enzyme: protein MNTTNISSVVPTKYWQLLADGRVQCDVCPRACKLKAEQQGLCFVRANQDNQIVLTTYGRSSGYCIDPIEKKPLNHFLPGTAILSFGTAGCNLACKFCQNWDISKSKEVDILADYASPITIAQVAKQLGCSSVAFTYNDPVIFMEYAIDVAQACHVEGLKTVAVTAGYMNDAPRREFYQYIDAANVDLKAFTESFYYKIAGGHLQPVLDTLCYLKHETKVWFEMTNLLIPDENDSPQEIEAMSRWIVDNLGVDVPLHFTAFHPSWKMLNKPHTPSSTLNMARDIAKAAGIRYVYTGNVHDHIGGSTYCHQCGAELIGRDWFVLSSWGLNADGRCAACGTPCAGVFLDKMGKWGAKRVPVRLHEFNK, encoded by the coding sequence ATGAATACAACCAATATTTCTAGCGTTGTCCCAACAAAATACTGGCAGTTGTTAGCGGATGGGCGTGTACAGTGTGATGTTTGCCCACGGGCTTGTAAGTTGAAGGCAGAGCAACAAGGTTTATGTTTTGTCCGTGCGAATCAAGATAATCAAATTGTATTAACAACTTATGGGCGTTCTAGTGGCTATTGTATAGACCCAATAGAAAAAAAACCGCTCAATCATTTTTTACCAGGTACAGCCATTTTATCGTTTGGAACGGCTGGCTGTAATTTAGCTTGTAAATTCTGTCAAAATTGGGATATTAGTAAATCTAAAGAGGTTGATATTCTTGCTGATTATGCTTCTCCTATCACTATTGCTCAAGTCGCTAAACAATTAGGGTGTAGCAGTGTCGCGTTTACGTACAATGACCCTGTGATTTTTATGGAATATGCGATAGATGTTGCACAAGCTTGTCATGTAGAAGGCTTAAAAACAGTTGCAGTCACAGCAGGTTATATGAATGACGCGCCACGCCGTGAGTTTTATCAATATATCGATGCGGCTAATGTGGATTTAAAAGCCTTTACTGAAAGTTTTTATTACAAAATTGCAGGCGGACATTTGCAACCTGTGCTTGATACGCTTTGTTATTTGAAACATGAAACTAAAGTTTGGTTTGAAATGACCAATTTATTAATTCCTGATGAAAATGATTCACCACAGGAAATCGAGGCAATGAGTCGATGGATTGTGGATAATTTGGGCGTAGATGTGCCTTTACACTTTACGGCGTTTCACCCTAGTTGGAAGATGTTGAATAAACCTCATACGCCCAGTAGTACGTTAAATATGGCGCGTGACATCGCAAAAGCGGCGGGCATTCGTTATGTTTATACAGGTAATGTACATGACCATATTGGCGGGAGTACTTACTGTCATCAATGTGGCGCGGAATTAATTGGGCGAGATTGGTTTGTATTGAGTTCGTGGGGTTTAAATGCCGATGGGCGTTGTGCCGCTTGTGGCACGCCTTGCGCGGGGGTATTTTTGGATAAAATGGGTAAATGGGGTGCAAAGCGTGTCCCTGTGCGTTTACATGAGTTTAATAAATAA
- a CDS encoding aspartate aminotransferase family protein has protein sequence MSQTTPLENHWMPFTPNRDFKARPRLTVKAAGMYYWSEAGTQLLDASAGLFCCAAGHCRPEITAAIQQQAQTLDYVPHFQSAHPLSFTLAEKLAKLLPTGLDRIFFTNSGSESIDTAIKIAIAYFQAKGQGARQRFISRERAYHGVNIGGTALGGMTNNRRIFGGVGLPQVAHLRHTWLAENKFTLGQPEQGKELAEDLQRFITLYGAENIAACFVEPIAGSTGVLVPPKGYLERLREICTQYGILLIFDEVITGFGRTGKAFAADSFGVTPDIITMAKALTNGAVPMGAVAVKRDIYDTIVNHAPEGVTEFFHGYTYSGHPLACAAAHATLDIYQQEKLFERASELSAYFLETVFNSLHDLPIITDIRGYGLLAGFDLAPTAQAGMRGAMLQKELFWSGMHLKTTGDAGIISPALIIEKTQIDQLCQLLRDVLKRF, from the coding sequence ATGTCTCAAACAACTCCCTTAGAAAATCATTGGATGCCCTTTACACCCAATCGGGATTTTAAAGCGCGTCCGCGTTTAACCGTGAAAGCCGCTGGAATGTATTACTGGAGTGAAGCAGGCACACAACTATTGGATGCCTCAGCAGGTTTATTTTGCTGTGCCGCAGGACATTGTCGCCCCGAAATTACTGCCGCCATTCAACAACAGGCACAAACCTTAGATTATGTTCCACATTTTCAATCCGCTCATCCTCTATCTTTTACCCTTGCGGAAAAATTAGCAAAACTGTTACCCACAGGCTTAGATAGAATTTTCTTTACTAACTCAGGGTCGGAATCTATCGATACAGCCATCAAAATAGCGATTGCTTATTTTCAAGCCAAAGGACAAGGCGCACGTCAGCGTTTTATCAGTCGTGAGCGGGCATATCATGGGGTGAATATTGGCGGAACGGCTTTAGGGGGGATGACGAATAATCGTCGGATTTTTGGGGGGGTGGGTTTACCACAAGTCGCCCATTTACGTCATACATGGCTGGCAGAAAATAAATTTACCCTCGGACAACCTGAGCAGGGCAAAGAGTTAGCCGAAGATTTACAACGTTTTATCACGTTATACGGTGCGGAAAATATCGCCGCTTGTTTTGTCGAACCGATTGCAGGCTCTACAGGGGTCTTAGTCCCGCCGAAAGGTTACTTAGAACGCTTGCGCGAAATTTGCACGCAATACGGTATTCTCTTGATTTTTGACGAAGTGATTACAGGCTTTGGACGGACTGGTAAAGCCTTTGCTGCGGATAGTTTTGGCGTAACACCTGATATTATCACAATGGCGAAAGCCTTAACCAATGGGGCAGTACCGATGGGAGCGGTCGCAGTTAAACGGGATATTTACGATACAATTGTTAATCATGCCCCTGAAGGCGTAACAGAATTTTTTCATGGTTATACCTATTCGGGACATCCTTTAGCGTGTGCTGCAGCTCATGCCACGTTAGATATTTATCAACAAGAAAAGTTATTTGAACGGGCGAGCGAGTTATCTGCTTATTTTTTAGAAACTGTTTTTAACAGTCTGCACGATTTACCCATTATTACGGACATTCGCGGTTATGGTCTTTTAGCGGGGTTTGACCTTGCACCAACAGCACAGGCAGGAATGCGCGGGGCAATGTTACAAAAAGAATTATTCTGGTCAGGTATGCACTTAAAAACGACAGGCGATGCGGGCATTATTTCCCCTGCCTTAATTATTGAGAAAACACAAATTGACCAATTGTGTCAGTTATTACGCGATGTTTTAAAACGGTTTTAA
- the gshB gene encoding glutathione synthase produces the protein MSAFNLGIVMDPINSIKTYKDSSFAMLLAAQRRGWTLWYMEMPDLWLRDGVAYARMRPIQVTDNKTDWFTLGDAEIKPLHSLPVVLMRKDPPFDLEYIVATYILEQAEQRGTLIVNRPQGLRDANEKAYTAWFPHCCPPTLMTRSGAKIREFLAEHGEIILKPLDGMGGMSIFRVAQGDMNLSVIIETLTARETRYCMAQRFIPEIKQGDKRILLINGEPVPYALARIPAEGESRGNLAAGATGVAQPLTARDRWICEQVGAKLREKGFLFVGLDVIGDYLTEINVTSPTGIRELDKAYHLDIAGQLMDVIANHCH, from the coding sequence ATGTCCGCATTCAATTTGGGTATTGTCATGGACCCGATTAACAGTATTAAAACTTATAAAGACAGCAGTTTTGCCATGTTACTGGCTGCACAACGGCGCGGTTGGACATTGTGGTATATGGAAATGCCCGATTTGTGGTTGCGTGATGGCGTGGCTTATGCGCGAATGCGTCCTATACAGGTTACTGATAACAAAACGGATTGGTTTACCTTAGGCGATGCAGAAATCAAACCGTTACACAGCTTACCCGTTGTTTTAATGCGTAAAGACCCGCCATTTGATTTGGAATATATTGTGGCAACTTACATTTTAGAACAGGCAGAACAGCGGGGAACGTTAATTGTCAATCGACCGCAAGGTTTGCGCGATGCCAACGAGAAAGCCTATACCGCATGGTTTCCGCACTGTTGCCCACCTACTTTAATGACACGCAGTGGCGCGAAAATCCGCGAGTTTTTAGCCGAACATGGCGAAATTATTTTAAAACCCTTGGATGGCATGGGCGGCATGTCGATTTTTCGCGTTGCTCAAGGTGATATGAATTTATCCGTCATTATTGAAACCCTGACCGCTCGTGAAACCCGCTATTGTATGGCGCAACGATTTATCCCTGAGATTAAACAGGGAGATAAGCGTATTTTATTAATTAATGGTGAACCTGTTCCTTATGCGCTAGCCCGTATTCCTGCCGAAGGTGAAAGCCGTGGTAATCTCGCTGCGGGGGCGACAGGCGTTGCGCAACCTTTAACGGCACGTGACCGTTGGATTTGTGAACAAGTTGGCGCGAAATTACGGGAAAAAGGCTTTTTATTTGTTGGCTTAGATGTCATTGGTGATTATTTAACTGAAATTAACGTAACCAGTCCAACAGGCATTCGAGAACTCGATAAGGCGTATCATTTAGACATTGCAGGGCAATTAATGGATGTTATTGCCAATCATTGCCATTAA
- the rep gene encoding DNA helicase Rep codes for MADLNAQQREAIRYIDSPLLVLAGAGSGKTRVITHKIAYLIQETGMSPKNIAAVTFTNKAAREMKERVSQLLNNKEARGLTVSTFHTLGLNIVRKSHKALGYKANMSIMDAQDSVGILRDLFGADSKPDKDFIENAQHTISRWKNALILPEEALAQASNDIHLQIAQLYAQYQKQLKAYNAVDFDDLITLPVLLFTQHADIREQWQNQLRYLLVDEYQDTNTSQYQLVRLLTGARAALTVVGDDDQSIYAWRGAQPENLQLLAKDYPRLKVIKLEQNYRSSNRILRAANQLIANNPHTITKQLWSDKGLGDAIRVVCARDETDEAERVVSELIRHKFQQHTEFKDYAILYRGNHQSRLFEEVLRSHRIPYFLSGGTSFFARTEIKDIMAYLRLLVNHDDDAAFVRIANTPRREIGTATLEKLGTYANHRHISLMKASVELGLDSQLNSRALFHLRHFTQWVIDIGKRAQHEAPADIARELVKLIGYKEWLRHNCSDAKTADSRMENVEELLNWLAKLGEQDKKLPEIVAQITLMDMLERQNEENTLDAVALMTLHAAKGLEFPHVFMVGMEENLLPHQNSQDTAGILEERRLAYVGITRAQKSLVLTLTQKRRRHGGIIDTEPSRFLRELPAEDMVWEGMPILSKHPHAQRQATPKTEAEKKAVGTAHLAHMRAMLGKK; via the coding sequence ATGGCTGATTTAAACGCGCAACAGCGGGAAGCAATTCGTTATATAGACAGTCCGTTGCTGGTTTTAGCGGGAGCAGGTAGCGGTAAAACCCGCGTGATTACCCATAAAATTGCCTATTTAATTCAAGAAACGGGCATGAGTCCCAAAAATATCGCGGCGGTCACGTTTACCAATAAAGCCGCACGGGAAATGAAAGAGCGCGTCAGTCAATTATTGAATAATAAAGAAGCCCGTGGCTTAACCGTTTCCACCTTTCACACCTTAGGTCTAAACATCGTCCGTAAATCGCATAAAGCACTGGGCTATAAAGCGAATATGAGCATTATGGATGCACAAGACAGCGTCGGCATTTTGCGGGATTTATTCGGCGCAGACAGCAAACCTGATAAAGATTTCATCGAAAATGCACAACACACTATCAGCCGTTGGAAAAATGCCTTAATCCTGCCTGAAGAAGCCCTTGCCCAAGCCAGCAACGACATTCATTTACAAATCGCACAACTTTATGCGCAATATCAAAAACAACTGAAAGCCTATAACGCCGTTGATTTTGATGACTTAATTACTTTGCCTGTTTTACTCTTTACCCAACATGCCGATATCCGCGAACAATGGCAAAACCAACTCCGCTATTTACTCGTTGACGAATATCAAGACACAAATACAAGTCAATATCAACTGGTTAGACTGCTAACAGGCGCACGCGCTGCATTAACCGTCGTCGGTGATGACGACCAATCCATTTACGCATGGCGAGGTGCGCAACCTGAAAATTTACAACTACTCGCTAAAGATTATCCCCGTTTAAAAGTCATTAAATTAGAACAAAATTATCGCTCTAGTAATCGAATTTTACGCGCAGCTAATCAATTAATTGCCAATAATCCACACACGATAACCAAACAACTGTGGAGCGATAAAGGGCTAGGCGATGCGATTCGCGTTGTTTGCGCCCGCGATGAAACCGACGAAGCGGAAAGAGTTGTGAGCGAACTGATTCGCCACAAATTTCAACAACACACTGAATTTAAAGACTATGCTATTTTATATCGTGGCAATCACCAATCACGCTTATTTGAAGAAGTCCTGCGTTCACACCGTATTCCCTACTTCTTGAGCGGTGGCACGTCCTTTTTTGCCCGCACAGAAATTAAAGACATCATGGCGTACTTACGCCTACTCGTGAATCACGACGACGATGCTGCTTTTGTCCGCATTGCCAACACGCCCCGCCGTGAAATTGGCACAGCAACCTTAGAAAAGCTAGGCACTTATGCCAATCATCGCCACATCAGCTTGATGAAAGCCAGCGTTGAATTAGGCTTAGACAGCCAATTAAACTCCCGTGCTTTATTTCATTTACGCCATTTTACCCAATGGGTTATTGATATTGGCAAACGCGCCCAACACGAAGCCCCCGCTGACATCGCCCGTGAACTGGTGAAACTCATTGGTTATAAAGAATGGTTACGCCACAATTGCAGTGATGCGAAAACCGCTGATAGTCGGATGGAAAACGTCGAGGAATTATTAAACTGGTTAGCGAAATTAGGCGAACAAGACAAGAAATTGCCTGAAATCGTCGCACAAATCACGTTGATGGATATGTTAGAGCGTCAAAATGAGGAAAATACGCTTGATGCAGTGGCGTTAATGACCTTACACGCTGCGAAAGGCTTAGAGTTTCCCCATGTTTTCATGGTGGGTATGGAAGAAAATTTATTACCCCATCAAAACAGCCAAGATACAGCAGGTATTTTAGAAGAACGGCGTTTAGCCTACGTTGGCATTACCCGCGCTCAAAAAAGTTTAGTCTTAACCCTGACTCAAAAGCGTCGCCGCCACGGTGGCATAATAGATACCGAACCCAGTCGTTTTTTACGTGAATTGCCTGCTGAAGATATGGTTTGGGAAGGAATGCCAATTTTAAGTAAACATCCTCACGCACAACGCCAAGCAACTCCAAAAACAGAAGCGGAAAAAAAAGCCGTTGGTACAGCACATTTGGCGCATATGCGGGCGATGTTGGGGAAGAAGTGA